The proteins below come from a single Candidatus Palauibacter polyketidifaciens genomic window:
- the ggt gene encoding gamma-glutamyltransferase — protein MKRRDFLATSAAAAAGSSLIGCRPPETAGAATAASGQWGPAGDSNVPGLLGPAHRAVWGARGVTAAADYYASLAGTTIMMQGGNAVDAIVAASAMLNVSEPYMSGIGGFGGFMLIYLAEENRVVGLDALGKSPAASSPETMTLDDFAEGYKAPIVPGAFKGWAAVLERYGTMSLGDVFEPAIRLAEDGFVVSRFDEIHTNGAAAEKLGQFPSTTRVMFPNGRPPRMGEIIRQPDLAASMRRLAREGADDFYMGEIGERVVSFLAENGGHMTMGDLESYDVTWKEPITTTFQGHDLYAMPPGSCGMSMFQALNIMDGFDLANMDLYGSEFAHLWLEAYRLALIDDDRYNTGKEDVEIPVDMIISKEYADEQRARIDPARIASFAGAPLPFFGTTSLSSADRWGNAVAFTQSLVSGYGSGVIAGDTGIFLNNGHTFGFVLEEGHVNHLEGGQKAKGVMTPCVVMKDGNLVAAVGAAGGYTIPQTVGQVITKLTAGGMDIQLAIASPRMCLNRGGGRTPIPEDSVTYLEAGFPPEVYDELEDRGHNLAEPGNPGGVQGVYRDAETGALAGGSDPRRDGHAIAW, from the coding sequence ATGAAGCGCCGAGACTTCCTCGCCACCTCCGCTGCCGCCGCCGCCGGATCGAGTCTCATCGGATGCAGGCCTCCCGAGACCGCGGGTGCCGCCACCGCCGCCAGCGGGCAGTGGGGCCCGGCCGGCGATTCGAACGTACCGGGCCTGCTCGGACCCGCGCACCGGGCGGTGTGGGGCGCGCGGGGAGTAACGGCCGCTGCCGACTACTACGCCTCCCTTGCCGGTACGACGATCATGATGCAGGGCGGGAACGCGGTGGACGCCATCGTGGCCGCCTCCGCCATGCTGAACGTCTCCGAACCCTACATGTCCGGGATCGGGGGCTTCGGCGGTTTCATGCTCATCTACCTGGCCGAGGAGAACCGGGTCGTCGGACTCGACGCGCTCGGCAAGTCGCCGGCCGCCTCGTCCCCGGAAACGATGACGCTCGACGACTTCGCGGAAGGCTACAAGGCACCCATCGTGCCCGGCGCCTTCAAGGGCTGGGCCGCCGTCCTCGAACGCTACGGGACGATGAGCCTCGGCGACGTGTTCGAGCCCGCGATCCGGCTCGCCGAGGACGGGTTCGTCGTCTCGCGCTTCGACGAGATTCACACGAACGGCGCCGCCGCCGAGAAGCTGGGTCAGTTCCCGTCGACGACGCGCGTCATGTTCCCGAACGGCCGTCCGCCGCGCATGGGCGAGATCATCAGGCAGCCCGACCTCGCCGCGAGCATGCGCCGACTCGCCCGGGAGGGCGCGGACGACTTCTACATGGGAGAGATCGGCGAGCGCGTCGTCTCCTTCCTCGCCGAGAACGGCGGTCACATGACGATGGGCGATCTGGAGTCGTACGATGTCACCTGGAAGGAGCCGATCACGACGACCTTCCAGGGACACGATCTGTACGCGATGCCGCCGGGGTCGTGCGGGATGTCGATGTTCCAGGCGCTCAACATCATGGACGGCTTCGATCTCGCGAACATGGACCTCTACGGCTCCGAGTTCGCGCACCTCTGGCTCGAGGCGTACCGGCTCGCCCTCATCGACGATGACCGCTACAACACGGGGAAGGAAGACGTCGAGATCCCCGTGGACATGATCATCTCGAAGGAATACGCGGACGAGCAGCGGGCAAGGATCGACCCCGCGCGCATCGCCTCCTTCGCCGGGGCTCCGCTCCCCTTCTTCGGGACGACCAGCCTCTCTTCGGCGGACCGCTGGGGGAACGCCGTCGCCTTCACGCAGTCGCTCGTGAGCGGCTACGGGAGCGGCGTGATCGCCGGCGATACCGGCATCTTCCTCAACAACGGCCACACCTTCGGCTTCGTGCTCGAGGAAGGGCACGTGAACCACCTGGAGGGCGGCCAGAAGGCGAAGGGGGTGATGACGCCGTGCGTCGTCATGAAGGACGGCAACCTCGTCGCGGCCGTGGGTGCCGCCGGCGGCTACACCATCCCGCAGACGGTGGGGCAGGTGATCACGAAGCTCACCGCCGGCGGGATGGACATCCAACTCGCGATCGCCTCGCCGCGCATGTGCCTCAACCGGGGCGGCGGACGTACGCCGATCCCGGAGGACTCCGTCACGTACCTGGAGGCGGGCTTCCCGCCCGAGGTGTACGACGAGCTCGAGGACCGGGGCCACAATCTGGCCGAGCCCGGAAACCCCGGCGGCGTGCAGGGCGTGTACCGCGACGCCGAGACCGGCGCCCTCGCCGGCGGATCCGACCCGCGCCGGGACGGTCACGCCATCGCCTGGTGA
- the ggt gene encoding gamma-glutamyltransferase: MKRRDFLATSAAAAAGSGLVACRTPETSAAPPVTSGQWGSGDYSHVPGLAGPAHGTVWGRTGVTACSDYYASLAGTKTMMEGGNAIDAMVAACATLNVSDPYMSGIGGFGGYMLIYLAEENRVVGLDALGKSPAASSPETMTLDDFAMGYKAPIVPGAFKGWAAALERYGTMSMGDLFEPAIQLAEDGFVISKFDESYTASSADKLSRYPSTTRVFFPNGRPPRMGEIIKQPELAASMRHLARVGANDLYEGELADRIVAFLAENGGHLTKADLESYEAQWREPIRTTFQGYDLHAMPPGSCGMSMFQALNIMDGFDLGSMDLYGSEFVHLWLEAMKLALADDDRYNTGKEDVDIPVDMIISREYADEQRAKIDPTRVASFAGAPLPFFGTTSLSTVDRWGNAVAFTQSLVNAYGSGVIAGDTGIFLNNGHMFGFVLEEGHVNHLEGGKRAKGVMTPCIMMRDGDLFAAVGAQGGYTIPQTVGQVITKLAVAGMDMQLAIASPRMCVNRGGGRTPVPEDSVTYLEAGFPPEVYEALADRGHYLAEPGNLGGVQAVHRDAGTGALSGGSDPRRDGHAIAW; the protein is encoded by the coding sequence ATGAAACGCCGAGACTTCCTCGCCACCTCCGCCGCGGCCGCCGCCGGCTCGGGCCTCGTCGCCTGCCGCACACCCGAGACGTCCGCCGCCCCGCCCGTCACCTCCGGGCAGTGGGGTTCCGGTGATTACTCGCACGTCCCCGGTCTGGCCGGGCCCGCGCACGGGACCGTATGGGGCCGGACGGGCGTGACGGCCTGCTCCGACTACTACGCCTCGCTCGCCGGCACGAAGACGATGATGGAGGGCGGGAACGCGATCGACGCGATGGTCGCCGCGTGCGCCACGCTGAACGTGTCGGATCCCTACATGTCCGGCATCGGGGGCTTCGGCGGCTACATGCTCATCTACCTGGCCGAGGAGAACCGCGTCGTCGGGCTCGACGCGCTCGGCAAGTCGCCCGCCGCCTCGTCGCCGGAGACGATGACGCTCGACGACTTCGCGATGGGCTACAAGGCGCCCATCGTGCCCGGCGCCTTCAAGGGCTGGGCCGCCGCTCTGGAGCGGTACGGCACGATGAGCATGGGCGACCTGTTCGAGCCCGCGATCCAGCTCGCCGAGGACGGCTTCGTGATCTCCAAGTTCGACGAGAGCTACACGGCGTCGAGCGCCGACAAGCTGAGCCGCTACCCGTCCACGACGCGCGTGTTCTTTCCGAACGGGCGCCCTCCCCGCATGGGCGAGATCATCAAGCAGCCCGAACTTGCCGCGAGCATGCGCCATCTCGCCCGCGTGGGGGCGAACGACCTCTACGAGGGCGAACTTGCCGACCGTATCGTCGCCTTCCTGGCCGAGAACGGGGGCCACCTGACGAAGGCCGACCTCGAGAGCTACGAGGCCCAGTGGCGGGAGCCGATCAGGACGACCTTCCAGGGTTATGACCTGCACGCCATGCCGCCGGGTTCGTGCGGGATGTCGATGTTCCAGGCGCTCAACATCATGGACGGGTTCGACCTCGGGAGCATGGACCTGTATGGCTCCGAGTTCGTACACCTGTGGCTCGAGGCGATGAAGCTGGCCCTCGCCGACGACGACCGGTACAACACGGGCAAGGAAGACGTGGACATCCCTGTCGACATGATCATCTCCCGGGAGTACGCGGACGAACAGCGGGCGAAGATCGATCCGACGCGCGTCGCTTCCTTTGCGGGGGCACCGCTTCCGTTCTTCGGGACGACGAGCCTTTCCACCGTCGACCGGTGGGGCAACGCGGTCGCCTTCACGCAATCGCTCGTCAACGCGTACGGCAGCGGCGTGATCGCGGGCGACACCGGGATCTTCCTCAACAACGGACACATGTTCGGATTCGTCCTCGAAGAGGGGCATGTGAACCACCTCGAGGGCGGCAAGCGAGCGAAGGGCGTGATGACGCCGTGCATCATGATGAGGGACGGCGACCTCTTCGCGGCGGTCGGAGCCCAGGGCGGCTACACGATCCCGCAGACGGTGGGCCAGGTGATCACGAAGCTTGCGGTGGCCGGCATGGACATGCAGCTCGCGATCGCCTCGCCGCGCATGTGCGTGAACCGCGGCGGGGGCCGAACGCCGGTCCCCGAGGACTCCGTCACCTATCTCGAGGCCGGGTTCCCGCCGGAGGTCTACGAGGCACTGGCGGACCGCGGCCACTACCTGGCCGAGCCCGGCAACCTCGGCGGTGTGCAGGCGGTGCATCGCGACGCCGGGACGGGCGCCCTATCCGGCGGGTCGGATCCGCGCCGGGACGGTCACGCCATCGCCTGGTAA
- the ggt gene encoding gamma-glutamyltransferase — protein sequence MKRRDFLATSAAAAAGSGLIACRAPETAAAPPDGIGQWGPAGDSNVPGLLGPAHGTVWGRRGVTAAADYYASLAGTTIMMQGGNAIDAIVAASATLNVSEPYMSGLGGFGGFMLIYLAEENRVVGLDALGRAPAASSASTITPDDVEMGYRAPIVPGAFKGWAAVLERYGTMSLGDVFEPAIQLAEDGFVVSKFDALHTNGSADKLGRFPSSTRIMFPNGRPPRMGEIIRQPELAASMRRLAREGADDFYMGEIGDRIVAFLAENGGHMTKADLEGYEVAWREPITTTFQGHDLYAMPPGSCGMTMFQALNIMDGFDLTNMDLYSSEFAHLWLEANRLALIDDERYNTGNEDAEIPVDMLISKEYADEQRATIDPARIASFSGAPLPFFGTTSLSSADRWGNAVAFTQSLVALYGSGVIAGDTGIFLNNGHMFGFSLEEGHVNYIAGGQKAKGVMTPCVVMKDGNLVAAVGAAGGYTIPQTVGQVITKLTAGRMDMQLAIASPRMCLNRGGGLTPIPEDSVTYLEAGFPPEVYGELADRGHNLVQPGNLGGVQGVYRDAETGALAGGSDPRRDGHAIAW from the coding sequence ATGAAGCGCCGGGACTTCCTCGCCACCTCCGCCGCGGCCGCCGCCGGATCCGGCCTGATCGCCTGCCGCGCCCCCGAGACGGCCGCCGCGCCCCCCGATGGGATCGGACAATGGGGTCCCGCCGGCGACTCGAACGTCCCCGGCCTGCTCGGCCCCGCGCACGGCACCGTGTGGGGCCGCCGCGGCGTGACGGCGGCCGCCGACTACTACGCCTCGCTCGCCGGCACGACGATCATGATGCAGGGCGGAAACGCGATCGATGCCATCGTCGCCGCCTCCGCCACGCTCAACGTCTCCGAACCCTACATGTCCGGGCTCGGCGGCTTCGGCGGCTTCATGCTCATCTACCTGGCGGAGGAGAACCGGGTCGTCGGACTCGACGCGCTCGGCCGGGCGCCGGCGGCCTCCTCCGCGAGCACGATCACGCCGGATGATGTCGAGATGGGGTACCGCGCGCCGATCGTGCCCGGCGCCTTCAAGGGCTGGGCCGCCGTCCTCGAACGCTACGGGACGATGAGCCTCGGCGACGTGTTCGAGCCCGCGATCCAGCTCGCCGAGGACGGCTTCGTCGTCTCGAAGTTCGACGCGCTTCACACCAACGGCAGCGCGGACAAGCTCGGAAGGTTCCCATCCAGCACCCGGATCATGTTCCCGAACGGCCGTCCGCCGCGGATGGGCGAGATCATCAGGCAGCCCGAACTCGCCGCCAGCATGCGCCGGCTCGCCCGTGAAGGCGCGGATGACTTCTACATGGGCGAGATCGGAGACCGCATCGTCGCCTTCCTCGCCGAGAACGGCGGCCACATGACGAAGGCCGATCTCGAGGGCTATGAGGTTGCATGGAGAGAGCCCATCACGACGACCTTCCAGGGGCACGATCTGTACGCCATGCCGCCGGGGTCGTGCGGGATGACGATGTTCCAGGCGCTCAACATCATGGACGGCTTCGATCTCACGAACATGGATCTCTACAGCTCCGAGTTCGCCCACCTGTGGCTTGAGGCGAACCGGCTCGCTCTGATCGACGACGAACGGTACAACACGGGGAACGAAGACGCGGAGATCCCGGTCGACATGCTCATCTCGAAGGAATACGCGGACGAACAGCGGGCGACGATCGATCCCGCCCGCATCGCCTCCTTCTCGGGCGCCCCGCTCCCGTTCTTCGGGACGACGAGCCTCTCTTCCGCCGACCGCTGGGGGAACGCCGTCGCCTTCACCCAGTCTCTCGTCGCGCTCTACGGGAGCGGCGTGATCGCGGGCGACACGGGGATCTTCCTCAACAACGGCCACATGTTCGGCTTCTCCCTGGAGGAGGGGCACGTCAACTACATCGCGGGAGGCCAGAAGGCAAAGGGCGTGATGACGCCGTGCGTGGTCATGAAGGACGGGAATCTCGTCGCGGCTGTCGGCGCCGCCGGCGGCTACACGATCCCGCAGACCGTGGGGCAGGTGATCACGAAGCTGACGGCGGGCAGGATGGACATGCAGCTCGCGATCGCGTCACCCCGCATGTGCCTCAACCGGGGTGGCGGGCTCACGCCGATTCCGGAGGACTCCGTCACGTACCTGGAGGCAGGCTTCCCGCCCGAGGTGTACGGAGAGTTGGCGGACCGCGGGCACAATCTCGTCCAGCCGGGCAACCTCGGTGGCGTACAGGGCGTGTACCGGGATGCGGAGACGGGCGCGCTCGCCGGCGGATCGGATCCACGCCGCGACGGCCACGCGATCGCCTGGTGA